A window of the Mucilaginibacter sp. cycad4 genome harbors these coding sequences:
- a CDS encoding 2Fe-2S iron-sulfur cluster-binding protein: MINLTIIDRDGGSRPVEIPEGINLSLMEVLKASEYDILATCGGMALCATCHVQVIEGPEEYFTATDTELDVLDTLPYAPPASRLACQIRISEDMDGMVFKLVGEE, translated from the coding sequence ATGATAAATTTAACCATAATTGACCGCGACGGAGGCAGCAGGCCCGTTGAAATTCCGGAAGGCATAAACCTGAGCCTGATGGAAGTGTTAAAGGCATCTGAATATGATATACTGGCCACCTGCGGCGGCATGGCGCTTTGTGCCACCTGTCACGTACAGGTGATAGAAGGGCCCGAAGAGTATTTTACTGCTACGGATACCGAACTCGACGTACTGGATACGCTACCCTACGCCCCGCCTGCAAGTCGACTGGCCTGCCAGATCAGGATCTCTGAAGATATGGATGGGATGGT